Proteins encoded within one genomic window of Anopheles gambiae chromosome 3, idAnoGambNW_F1_1, whole genome shotgun sequence:
- the LOC5667841 gene encoding sodium/potassium/calcium exchanger 3 isoform X4: protein MVKAGTKTSSDSSFCGIRNRRVRIAFVLRVLFVLCLGSLHVLNLALAPTDSKRTSDGLRSVGAAGGRRLLTIPQSEVELLDLLNGTLPSELSSTTEETTVDGVDNATEPAATERNCTPAAIFEFPSDGFTREDRRHGWILVHIVIACYCFWLLAIVCDDYFVPAIELMCKKLQVKEDVAGATFMAAASSSPELFINCVGTFVTKGDLGVGAVVGSAVFNILAVPAVCGLLGGQVVQLRWWPVTRDSMMYGIAVMGLIGVLYDGKVMWYEATVLVSAYVFYITAMYCNDTINRFMSKTFRRKSYIRPYTEVTEISPLLSNGAGAKSAPGAAKNGTNGQHACDSDASDDSFEEYELATSPWNHRDDSLTAFVCRWPITLVLWATIPDCRRYPRLRLVTFFACIFWIGITSYFVAFLITVVGDTIDIPDSVMGLTFLAAGTSVPEAVSSIIVTNQGHGEMGISNSIGSNTFDILLCLGLPWLIKSLAFPAVPGERWVALNSSGLTYSAISLLSTLCGLYLAFWCNRFKLDWKVGLTCLSMYIGFLTVSSLIELNVFFPVNLPTCPH, encoded by the exons ATGGTCAAAGCTGGGACTAAAACCTCAAGCGATAGTTCGTTCTGTGGCATCCGCAATCGACGCGTGCGCATAGCGTTTGTGCtgcgtgtgttgtttgtgctgtGTCTAGGGTCGTTACATGTGCTCAATCTTGCTTTAGCGCCAACAGACAGCAAACGAACGAGCGATGGCTTGCGCTCGGTTGGCGCAGCCGGTGGTCGAAGGCTGCTAACCATACCTCAGAGCGAGGTGGAACTGTTGGATTTGCTTAACGGAACACTTCCATCCGAGCTTAGCTCCACCACGGAGGAGACGACCGTGGATGGAGTCGACAATGCGACCGAACCTGCAGCAACCGAGCGTAATTGTACTCCGGCCGCCATCTTTGAGTTTCCTTCGGATGGGTTTACGCGCGAGGATCGCCGACATGGTTGGATATTGGTGCACATAGTGATCGCCTGCTACTGCTTCTGGCTGCTTGCCATCGTGTGCGATGACTACTTTGTCCCGGCGATCGAGCTGATGTGCAAAA AACTGCAGGTAAAGGAAGATGTGGCAGGTGCTACGTTTATGGCGGCGGCCTCCTCCAGCCCGGAACTTTTCATCAACTGCGTGGGCACGTTCGTGACGAAGGGCGATCTGGGCGTGGGAGCTGTGGTAGGATCGGCCGTCTTTAACATTCTGGCCGTGCCAGCCGTTTGTGGACTGTTAGGTGGACAG GTCGTACAGCTAAGATGGTGGCCCGTAACGCGCGATTCCATGATGTACGGAATAGCGGTGATGGGTTTAATTGGAGTCCTGTATGATGGCAAAGTGATGTGGTACGAGGCCACTGTACTGGTGTCTGCTTACGTGTTTTACATTACCG CGATGTACTGCAACGATACGATCAACCGCTTCATGTCGAAAACGTTCCGCCGGAAATCCTACATACGCCCGTACACGGAGGTGACGGAAATTTCGCCCCTACTTTCGAATGGAGCGGGCGCAAAGTCAGCTCCTGGAGCGGCCAAGAACGGCACGAACGGTCAGCATGCCTGCGACAGTGACGCTAGCGATGACAGCTTCGAGGAGTACG AACTGGCGACCTCACCGTGGAACCATCGGGACGACAGCTTGACGGCGTTCGTGTGCCGCTGGCCCATCACGCTGGTATTGTGGGCGACCATCCCCGACTGTCGGCGCTATCCCCGGCTGCGCCTGGTCACCTTCTTTGCCTGCATCTTCTGGATTGGCATTACGTCCTACTTTGTCGCGTTCCTCATCACCGTCGTCG GTGACACGATCGACATACCGGACTCGGTAATGGGACTGACGTTCCTGGCGGCGGGCACCAGCGTACCGGAGGCGGTGTCCAGCATTATCGTCACGAACCAGGGCCACGGTGAGATGGGCATCAGCAACTCGATCGGCTCGAACACGTTCGACATACTGCTGTGCCTGGGGTTGCCCTGGTTGATCAAGTCACTTGCCTTCCCGGCCGTTCCAGGCGAACGGTGGGTTGCGCTTAACTCGTCCGGGCTCACCTACTCGGCCATTTCACTCCTGTCGACACTGTGCGGCCTGTACCTGGCGTTCTGGTGCAATCGCTTCAAGCTCGACTGGAAAGTGGGCCTCACCTGTCTGTCGATGTACATCGGCTTCCTGACCGTGTCGAGCCTGATAGAGCTGAACGTGTTTTTCCCAGTGAATCTTCCCACCTGTCCCCACTGA
- the LOC5667841 gene encoding sodium/potassium/calcium exchanger 3 isoform X3, which yields MVKAGTKTSSDSSFCGIRNRRVRIAFVLRVLFVLCLGSLHVLNLALAPTDSKRTSDGLRSVGAAGGRRLLTIPQSEVELLDLLNGTLPSELSSTTEETTVDGVDNATEPAATERNCTPAAIFEFPSDGFTREDRRHGWILVHIVIACYCFWLLAIVCDDYFVPAIELMCKKLQVKEDVAGATFMAAASSSPELFINCVGTFVTKGDLGVGAVVGSAVFNILAVPAVCGLLGGQVVQLRWWPVTRDSMMYGIAVMGLIGVLYDGKVMWYEATVLVSAYVFYITAMYCNDTINRFMSKTFRRKSYIRPYTEVTEISPLLSNGAGAKSAPGAAKNGTNGQHACDSDASDDSFEEYELATSPWNHRDDSLTAFVCRWPITLVLWATIPDCRRYPRLRLVTFFACIFWIGITSYFVAFLITVVDNQPFFRYFQGDTIDIPDSVMGLTFLAAGTSVPEAVSSIIVTNQGHGEMGISNSIGSNTFDILLCLGLPWLIKSLAFPAVPGERWVALNSSGLTYSAISLLSTLCGLYLAFWCNRFKLDWKVGLTCLSMYIGFLTVSSLIELNVFFPVNLPTCPH from the exons ATGGTCAAAGCTGGGACTAAAACCTCAAGCGATAGTTCGTTCTGTGGCATCCGCAATCGACGCGTGCGCATAGCGTTTGTGCtgcgtgtgttgtttgtgctgtGTCTAGGGTCGTTACATGTGCTCAATCTTGCTTTAGCGCCAACAGACAGCAAACGAACGAGCGATGGCTTGCGCTCGGTTGGCGCAGCCGGTGGTCGAAGGCTGCTAACCATACCTCAGAGCGAGGTGGAACTGTTGGATTTGCTTAACGGAACACTTCCATCCGAGCTTAGCTCCACCACGGAGGAGACGACCGTGGATGGAGTCGACAATGCGACCGAACCTGCAGCAACCGAGCGTAATTGTACTCCGGCCGCCATCTTTGAGTTTCCTTCGGATGGGTTTACGCGCGAGGATCGCCGACATGGTTGGATATTGGTGCACATAGTGATCGCCTGCTACTGCTTCTGGCTGCTTGCCATCGTGTGCGATGACTACTTTGTCCCGGCGATCGAGCTGATGTGCAAAA AACTGCAGGTAAAGGAAGATGTGGCAGGTGCTACGTTTATGGCGGCGGCCTCCTCCAGCCCGGAACTTTTCATCAACTGCGTGGGCACGTTCGTGACGAAGGGCGATCTGGGCGTGGGAGCTGTGGTAGGATCGGCCGTCTTTAACATTCTGGCCGTGCCAGCCGTTTGTGGACTGTTAGGTGGACAG GTCGTACAGCTAAGATGGTGGCCCGTAACGCGCGATTCCATGATGTACGGAATAGCGGTGATGGGTTTAATTGGAGTCCTGTATGATGGCAAAGTGATGTGGTACGAGGCCACTGTACTGGTGTCTGCTTACGTGTTTTACATTACCG CGATGTACTGCAACGATACGATCAACCGCTTCATGTCGAAAACGTTCCGCCGGAAATCCTACATACGCCCGTACACGGAGGTGACGGAAATTTCGCCCCTACTTTCGAATGGAGCGGGCGCAAAGTCAGCTCCTGGAGCGGCCAAGAACGGCACGAACGGTCAGCATGCCTGCGACAGTGACGCTAGCGATGACAGCTTCGAGGAGTACG AACTGGCGACCTCACCGTGGAACCATCGGGACGACAGCTTGACGGCGTTCGTGTGCCGCTGGCCCATCACGCTGGTATTGTGGGCGACCATCCCCGACTGTCGGCGCTATCCCCGGCTGCGCCTGGTCACCTTCTTTGCCTGCATCTTCTGGATTGGCATTACGTCCTACTTTGTCGCGTTCCTCATCACCGTCGTCG ATAATCAACCGTTCTTTCGCTACTTTCAAGGTGACACGATCGACATACCGGACTCGGTAATGGGACTGACGTTCCTGGCGGCGGGCACCAGCGTACCGGAGGCGGTGTCCAGCATTATCGTCACGAACCAGGGCCACGGTGAGATGGGCATCAGCAACTCGATCGGCTCGAACACGTTCGACATACTGCTGTGCCTGGGGTTGCCCTGGTTGATCAAGTCACTTGCCTTCCCGGCCGTTCCAGGCGAACGGTGGGTTGCGCTTAACTCGTCCGGGCTCACCTACTCGGCCATTTCACTCCTGTCGACACTGTGCGGCCTGTACCTGGCGTTCTGGTGCAATCGCTTCAAGCTCGACTGGAAAGTGGGCCTCACCTGTCTGTCGATGTACATCGGCTTCCTGACCGTGTCGAGCCTGATAGAGCTGAACGTGTTTTTCCCAGTGAATCTTCCCACCTGTCCCCACTGA
- the LOC5667841 gene encoding sodium/potassium/calcium exchanger 4 isoform X1, which yields MVKAGTKTSSDSSFCGIRNRRVRIAFVLRVLFVLCLGSLHVLNLALAPTDSKRTSDGLRSVGAAGGRRLLTIPQSEVELLDLLNGTLPSELSSTTEETTVDGVDNATEPAATERNCTPAAIFEFPSDGFTREDRRHGWILVHIVIACYCFWLLAIVCDDYFVPAIELMCKKLQVKEDVAGATFMAAASSSPELFINCVGTFVTKGDLGVGAVVGSAVFNILAVPAVCGLLGGQVVQLRWWPVTRDSMMYGIAVMGLIGVLYDGKVMWYEATVLVSAYVFYITAMYCNDTINRFMSKTFRRKSYIRPYTEVTEISPLLSNGAGAKSAPGAAKNGTNGQHACDSDASDDSFEEYVRLLLSMFTRPPELATSPWNHRDDSLTAFVCRWPITLVLWATIPDCRRYPRLRLVTFFACIFWIGITSYFVAFLITVVDNQPFFRYFQGDTIDIPDSVMGLTFLAAGTSVPEAVSSIIVTNQGHGEMGISNSIGSNTFDILLCLGLPWLIKSLAFPAVPGERWVALNSSGLTYSAISLLSTLCGLYLAFWCNRFKLDWKVGLTCLSMYIGFLTVSSLIELNVFFPVNLPTCPH from the exons ATGGTCAAAGCTGGGACTAAAACCTCAAGCGATAGTTCGTTCTGTGGCATCCGCAATCGACGCGTGCGCATAGCGTTTGTGCtgcgtgtgttgtttgtgctgtGTCTAGGGTCGTTACATGTGCTCAATCTTGCTTTAGCGCCAACAGACAGCAAACGAACGAGCGATGGCTTGCGCTCGGTTGGCGCAGCCGGTGGTCGAAGGCTGCTAACCATACCTCAGAGCGAGGTGGAACTGTTGGATTTGCTTAACGGAACACTTCCATCCGAGCTTAGCTCCACCACGGAGGAGACGACCGTGGATGGAGTCGACAATGCGACCGAACCTGCAGCAACCGAGCGTAATTGTACTCCGGCCGCCATCTTTGAGTTTCCTTCGGATGGGTTTACGCGCGAGGATCGCCGACATGGTTGGATATTGGTGCACATAGTGATCGCCTGCTACTGCTTCTGGCTGCTTGCCATCGTGTGCGATGACTACTTTGTCCCGGCGATCGAGCTGATGTGCAAAA AACTGCAGGTAAAGGAAGATGTGGCAGGTGCTACGTTTATGGCGGCGGCCTCCTCCAGCCCGGAACTTTTCATCAACTGCGTGGGCACGTTCGTGACGAAGGGCGATCTGGGCGTGGGAGCTGTGGTAGGATCGGCCGTCTTTAACATTCTGGCCGTGCCAGCCGTTTGTGGACTGTTAGGTGGACAG GTCGTACAGCTAAGATGGTGGCCCGTAACGCGCGATTCCATGATGTACGGAATAGCGGTGATGGGTTTAATTGGAGTCCTGTATGATGGCAAAGTGATGTGGTACGAGGCCACTGTACTGGTGTCTGCTTACGTGTTTTACATTACCG CGATGTACTGCAACGATACGATCAACCGCTTCATGTCGAAAACGTTCCGCCGGAAATCCTACATACGCCCGTACACGGAGGTGACGGAAATTTCGCCCCTACTTTCGAATGGAGCGGGCGCAAAGTCAGCTCCTGGAGCGGCCAAGAACGGCACGAACGGTCAGCATGCCTGCGACAGTGACGCTAGCGATGACAGCTTCGAGGAGTACG TTCGCCTGTTACTTTCGATGTTTACGCGACCCCCAGAACTGGCGACCTCACCGTGGAACCATCGGGACGACAGCTTGACGGCGTTCGTGTGCCGCTGGCCCATCACGCTGGTATTGTGGGCGACCATCCCCGACTGTCGGCGCTATCCCCGGCTGCGCCTGGTCACCTTCTTTGCCTGCATCTTCTGGATTGGCATTACGTCCTACTTTGTCGCGTTCCTCATCACCGTCGTCG ATAATCAACCGTTCTTTCGCTACTTTCAAGGTGACACGATCGACATACCGGACTCGGTAATGGGACTGACGTTCCTGGCGGCGGGCACCAGCGTACCGGAGGCGGTGTCCAGCATTATCGTCACGAACCAGGGCCACGGTGAGATGGGCATCAGCAACTCGATCGGCTCGAACACGTTCGACATACTGCTGTGCCTGGGGTTGCCCTGGTTGATCAAGTCACTTGCCTTCCCGGCCGTTCCAGGCGAACGGTGGGTTGCGCTTAACTCGTCCGGGCTCACCTACTCGGCCATTTCACTCCTGTCGACACTGTGCGGCCTGTACCTGGCGTTCTGGTGCAATCGCTTCAAGCTCGACTGGAAAGTGGGCCTCACCTGTCTGTCGATGTACATCGGCTTCCTGACCGTGTCGAGCCTGATAGAGCTGAACGTGTTTTTCCCAGTGAATCTTCCCACCTGTCCCCACTGA
- the LOC5667841 gene encoding sodium/potassium/calcium exchanger 3 isoform X2 has translation MVKAGTKTSSDSSFCGIRNRRVRIAFVLRVLFVLCLGSLHVLNLALAPTDSKRTSDGLRSVGAAGGRRLLTIPQSEVELLDLLNGTLPSELSSTTEETTVDGVDNATEPAATERNCTPAAIFEFPSDGFTREDRRHGWILVHIVIACYCFWLLAIVCDDYFVPAIELMCKKLQVKEDVAGATFMAAASSSPELFINCVGTFVTKGDLGVGAVVGSAVFNILAVPAVCGLLGGQVVQLRWWPVTRDSMMYGIAVMGLIGVLYDGKVMWYEATVLVSAYVFYITAMYCNDTINRFMSKTFRRKSYIRPYTEVTEISPLLSNGAGAKSAPGAAKNGTNGQHACDSDASDDSFEEYVRLLLSMFTRPPELATSPWNHRDDSLTAFVCRWPITLVLWATIPDCRRYPRLRLVTFFACIFWIGITSYFVAFLITVVGDTIDIPDSVMGLTFLAAGTSVPEAVSSIIVTNQGHGEMGISNSIGSNTFDILLCLGLPWLIKSLAFPAVPGERWVALNSSGLTYSAISLLSTLCGLYLAFWCNRFKLDWKVGLTCLSMYIGFLTVSSLIELNVFFPVNLPTCPH, from the exons ATGGTCAAAGCTGGGACTAAAACCTCAAGCGATAGTTCGTTCTGTGGCATCCGCAATCGACGCGTGCGCATAGCGTTTGTGCtgcgtgtgttgtttgtgctgtGTCTAGGGTCGTTACATGTGCTCAATCTTGCTTTAGCGCCAACAGACAGCAAACGAACGAGCGATGGCTTGCGCTCGGTTGGCGCAGCCGGTGGTCGAAGGCTGCTAACCATACCTCAGAGCGAGGTGGAACTGTTGGATTTGCTTAACGGAACACTTCCATCCGAGCTTAGCTCCACCACGGAGGAGACGACCGTGGATGGAGTCGACAATGCGACCGAACCTGCAGCAACCGAGCGTAATTGTACTCCGGCCGCCATCTTTGAGTTTCCTTCGGATGGGTTTACGCGCGAGGATCGCCGACATGGTTGGATATTGGTGCACATAGTGATCGCCTGCTACTGCTTCTGGCTGCTTGCCATCGTGTGCGATGACTACTTTGTCCCGGCGATCGAGCTGATGTGCAAAA AACTGCAGGTAAAGGAAGATGTGGCAGGTGCTACGTTTATGGCGGCGGCCTCCTCCAGCCCGGAACTTTTCATCAACTGCGTGGGCACGTTCGTGACGAAGGGCGATCTGGGCGTGGGAGCTGTGGTAGGATCGGCCGTCTTTAACATTCTGGCCGTGCCAGCCGTTTGTGGACTGTTAGGTGGACAG GTCGTACAGCTAAGATGGTGGCCCGTAACGCGCGATTCCATGATGTACGGAATAGCGGTGATGGGTTTAATTGGAGTCCTGTATGATGGCAAAGTGATGTGGTACGAGGCCACTGTACTGGTGTCTGCTTACGTGTTTTACATTACCG CGATGTACTGCAACGATACGATCAACCGCTTCATGTCGAAAACGTTCCGCCGGAAATCCTACATACGCCCGTACACGGAGGTGACGGAAATTTCGCCCCTACTTTCGAATGGAGCGGGCGCAAAGTCAGCTCCTGGAGCGGCCAAGAACGGCACGAACGGTCAGCATGCCTGCGACAGTGACGCTAGCGATGACAGCTTCGAGGAGTACG TTCGCCTGTTACTTTCGATGTTTACGCGACCCCCAGAACTGGCGACCTCACCGTGGAACCATCGGGACGACAGCTTGACGGCGTTCGTGTGCCGCTGGCCCATCACGCTGGTATTGTGGGCGACCATCCCCGACTGTCGGCGCTATCCCCGGCTGCGCCTGGTCACCTTCTTTGCCTGCATCTTCTGGATTGGCATTACGTCCTACTTTGTCGCGTTCCTCATCACCGTCGTCG GTGACACGATCGACATACCGGACTCGGTAATGGGACTGACGTTCCTGGCGGCGGGCACCAGCGTACCGGAGGCGGTGTCCAGCATTATCGTCACGAACCAGGGCCACGGTGAGATGGGCATCAGCAACTCGATCGGCTCGAACACGTTCGACATACTGCTGTGCCTGGGGTTGCCCTGGTTGATCAAGTCACTTGCCTTCCCGGCCGTTCCAGGCGAACGGTGGGTTGCGCTTAACTCGTCCGGGCTCACCTACTCGGCCATTTCACTCCTGTCGACACTGTGCGGCCTGTACCTGGCGTTCTGGTGCAATCGCTTCAAGCTCGACTGGAAAGTGGGCCTCACCTGTCTGTCGATGTACATCGGCTTCCTGACCGTGTCGAGCCTGATAGAGCTGAACGTGTTTTTCCCAGTGAATCTTCCCACCTGTCCCCACTGA